One Cryobacterium roopkundense genomic region harbors:
- the fdhA gene encoding formaldehyde dehydrogenase, glutathione-independent gives MTGNRAVAYKSAGEVEVIDIDYPTFELKDGPGVNPANVGRKVPHGVILRTVTTNICGSDQHMVRGRTTAPKNLVLGHEITGEVVEVGPDVEFIKVGDIVSVPFNISCGRCRNCKERKTGICLNVNPDRPGSAYGYVDMGGWVGGQAEYVLVPYADWNLLKFPDRDQALEKIMDLTMLSDIFPTGFHGAYTAGVGVGSTVYVAGAGPVGLAAAVSAQLLGAAVVIVGDMNPERLAQARSFGCETIDLTQGEPGEQIEQILGVPEVDAGVDAVGFEARGHGKSAGEEAPATVLNSLMTVTAAGGGLGIPGLYVTGDPGAKDAAAQVGSLSIRLGLGWAKSLTFATGQCPVMKYNRQLMMAILHDKVQIGKAVNAKAISLEDAPRGYAEFDAGAATKYVLNPNGYVKA, from the coding sequence ATGACGGGGAACAGAGCAGTTGCCTATAAGAGTGCGGGAGAAGTCGAGGTCATCGACATCGACTATCCCACGTTCGAACTCAAGGACGGACCGGGAGTCAACCCGGCCAACGTGGGCCGAAAGGTGCCGCACGGAGTCATCCTGCGCACGGTCACCACCAATATCTGCGGCTCCGACCAGCACATGGTGCGAGGACGCACCACGGCGCCGAAGAACCTCGTGCTCGGTCACGAGATCACCGGCGAAGTGGTCGAGGTGGGCCCGGACGTGGAATTCATCAAGGTCGGCGATATCGTGTCGGTGCCCTTCAACATTTCCTGTGGCCGTTGTCGCAACTGTAAGGAACGCAAGACCGGCATCTGTCTCAATGTGAACCCGGACCGTCCGGGAAGCGCCTACGGCTACGTCGATATGGGCGGTTGGGTCGGCGGGCAAGCCGAGTACGTGCTTGTTCCGTACGCCGATTGGAACCTGCTCAAGTTTCCCGATCGGGACCAGGCGCTGGAGAAGATCATGGACCTCACCATGCTCTCCGACATCTTCCCCACGGGGTTCCACGGCGCGTACACGGCCGGCGTCGGCGTCGGTTCCACGGTTTACGTGGCCGGGGCCGGCCCCGTCGGGCTCGCGGCCGCCGTCTCGGCGCAGCTGTTGGGCGCGGCCGTCGTGATCGTCGGGGACATGAACCCCGAGCGGCTCGCGCAGGCACGCAGCTTCGGGTGCGAAACCATCGACCTCACCCAAGGCGAGCCTGGGGAGCAAATCGAACAGATCCTCGGTGTGCCAGAGGTTGACGCCGGCGTCGACGCAGTGGGCTTCGAAGCTCGCGGACACGGCAAATCCGCGGGCGAAGAGGCTCCGGCCACGGTGCTGAACTCGCTCATGACGGTGACGGCAGCCGGCGGAGGCCTGGGTATCCCCGGGCTGTACGTGACCGGTGACCCTGGCGCGAAAGACGCCGCCGCGCAGGTCGGTTCGCTGTCGATTCGCCTGGGGCTCGGCTGGGCCAAATCGCTCACCTTCGCGACGGGCCAATGCCCGGTGATGAAGTACAACCGCCAGCTGATGATGGCGATCCTGCACGACAAGGTACAGATCGGAAAGGCGGTCAACGCCAAGGCGATCAGCCTCGAGGATGCCCCGCGGGGCTACGCCGAGTTTGATGCAGGCGCGGCCACGAAGTACGTGCTCAACCCGAACGGTTACGTCAAGGCGTAA
- the moaA gene encoding GTP 3',8-cyclase MoaA: protein MTGVDATAPIPRFYSQLSDIPLLAEEPTGVVTDPRNRALQDLRLSVTDRCNFRCVYCMPKEVFGKDFAFMERDELMTFEEMTRLARISVAHGVEKIRLTGGEPLLRRGLEELVGMLAALRTPDGREIDIALTTNGSALAAKAQALKDAGLKRVTVSLDSLDDATFRAMNDVNFPVDRVLNGIDVAHEVGLGPIKINMVMQRGKNDQDIVAMARHFKGTPYILRFIEFMDVGTSNGWEMGAVVPSAEVVSRVHAELPLEEVAPNYDGETSRRWRYQDGGGEIGVISSVTQSFCHSCSRARVSTDGKLFTCLFATDGHDLRALMRGGCTDEQLSTVMAHIWRERTDRYSELRSSQTSELRASGRKKIEMSYIGG from the coding sequence ATGACAGGCGTCGATGCAACCGCACCCATCCCGCGCTTCTACAGCCAGCTGTCGGACATCCCACTGCTTGCCGAAGAACCCACGGGAGTCGTGACGGACCCCCGAAATCGAGCGCTTCAGGACCTTCGCCTGTCGGTCACGGATCGGTGCAACTTTCGGTGCGTCTACTGCATGCCCAAAGAGGTTTTCGGCAAGGATTTTGCGTTCATGGAACGCGACGAGCTCATGACCTTCGAGGAAATGACCCGCCTGGCTCGGATCTCCGTGGCGCACGGCGTGGAGAAAATTCGTCTCACCGGCGGCGAACCTCTGCTGCGGCGGGGACTCGAAGAGCTTGTGGGGATGCTCGCGGCTCTCCGGACCCCAGACGGGCGAGAGATCGACATCGCCCTGACCACGAACGGTTCGGCTCTTGCCGCCAAGGCGCAGGCCCTGAAAGACGCCGGTCTCAAGCGCGTCACCGTCTCCCTCGACTCACTGGACGACGCCACGTTTCGTGCCATGAACGACGTGAACTTCCCGGTGGACCGGGTACTCAACGGCATTGATGTGGCGCACGAGGTGGGCCTGGGCCCGATCAAGATCAACATGGTGATGCAGCGCGGCAAGAACGACCAGGACATCGTGGCGATGGCTCGACATTTCAAGGGCACTCCCTATATTCTGCGATTCATCGAATTCATGGACGTGGGCACGAGCAACGGCTGGGAGATGGGTGCTGTGGTGCCCTCCGCGGAGGTCGTGAGCCGCGTGCACGCCGAGCTGCCCCTGGAAGAAGTGGCCCCGAACTATGACGGCGAAACATCCAGGCGCTGGCGTTACCAGGACGGTGGCGGGGAGATCGGCGTGATCTCGAGCGTCACCCAGTCGTTCTGTCACTCTTGCTCGCGAGCACGCGTGTCCACGGACGGCAAGCTCTTCACCTGCCTGTTCGCGACAGATGGCCACGACCTGCGCGCCCTGATGCGTGGCGGGTGCACAGACGAGCAGCTCTCCACGGTGATGGCGCACATCTGGCGCGAGCGCACCGATCGGTACTCGGAGCTGCGCAGCTCGCAAACAAGCGAGCTGCGAGCGTCCGGCAGGAAGAAAATTGAGATGTCCTACATTGGCGGCTAA
- the fdhD gene encoding formate dehydrogenase accessory sulfurtransferase FdhD → MGRITARRKITRLTVGESRITREDFLAVEEPLEMRVNGRSLAVTMRTPGNDFDLAAGFLVSEGIITRGAHFSAARYCAGATVDGENTYNVMDVTLAAGVAAPDPSLERSFITTSSCGLCGKASIDAVRTKSIYDLTADELRLDAALLTTFPHELRAGQDVFHKTGGLHAAALFDGATGELLVLREDVGRHNAVDKVIGWAVKEDRLPLRGTVLMVSSRASFELAQKALMAGIPVLAAVSAPSSLAAEFATEVGLTLVGFLRGDSMVIYAGEERITE, encoded by the coding sequence ATGGGCAGAATCACGGCACGACGAAAGATCACCCGCTTGACCGTGGGGGAGAGCCGAATCACCCGCGAAGACTTCCTCGCGGTCGAGGAACCGCTCGAGATGCGCGTCAACGGCCGCTCACTTGCGGTCACGATGCGCACTCCGGGCAACGATTTCGACCTCGCTGCCGGCTTTCTCGTATCAGAGGGTATCATCACCCGTGGCGCTCACTTCAGCGCCGCGCGTTACTGCGCAGGTGCGACAGTTGACGGCGAGAACACCTACAACGTCATGGACGTGACGCTGGCGGCGGGGGTGGCAGCGCCAGACCCCAGTCTCGAACGATCCTTCATCACCACGAGTTCCTGCGGGCTGTGCGGCAAGGCCAGCATCGACGCGGTGCGCACCAAGTCGATCTACGACCTGACAGCGGATGAGCTGCGGCTTGATGCCGCGCTGCTCACGACGTTCCCGCACGAACTTCGGGCCGGCCAGGATGTGTTCCACAAGACAGGGGGATTGCACGCCGCCGCCCTCTTCGATGGCGCCACCGGCGAATTGCTCGTGCTGCGGGAGGATGTCGGTCGACACAACGCCGTCGATAAGGTGATCGGCTGGGCCGTGAAGGAAGACCGGCTGCCGCTTCGTGGAACCGTGCTCATGGTCTCGAGCCGTGCGAGCTTTGAACTGGCTCAGAAGGCCCTGATGGCCGGAATCCCTGTGCTCGCGGCGGTGTCGGCGCCGTCGTCACTCGCTGCGGAGTTCGCCACCGAGGTAGGTCTGACCCTCGTGGGCTTCCTGCGTGGGGATTCGATGGTCATCTACGCCGGTGAAGAGCGAATCACCGAGTAG
- a CDS encoding FdhF/YdeP family oxidoreductase, with protein MKRGAPVEDINENSLVVKKPKTHAAGLEAVVVALDRGIAQAGVSRTAKSLLRLNQRDGTDCPGCAWPESQGHRKTAEFCENGAKAVAEESTLRTVTPDFWAEHSIAELETKTEYWLGNQGRITHPVVIRPGDTHYSQISWDDAFELIGEKIRASTPDRTVFYTSGRTANESAFMYQLFARSIGTNNLPDCSNMCHESSGSALNPTIGIGKGTVSLEDIHQAELIFVVGQNPGTNHPRMLSALAECKDNGGKIVAVNPLPEAGLFNFRDPQTPTGLVGKGVDLADEFLQIKVGADLALFQALGHLLLEEEERVPGSVVDHDFVAENTDGIEAYRAARKVIDWEETEAATGLSRLEIAKVAQMMVASKATIICWALGLTQQPHSVNTLKEIINLLLLQGNFGKPGAGACPVRGHSNVQGDRTMGVWEKPQEWMLAALDKEFSIDSPRAHGLDSVDTVDAFVNNNVDVFVSMGGNFALACSDTELLEGAMQRVGLTVSVSTKPNRSHVKHGQTSLILPTLGRTDTDDKHPGGRQVLSVEDSMSVVRTTQGRLDPVSEHMLAEPVIIARMARATLGDDHAVDWKSMAEDYDVIRDHISRVLPGFQDFNKRLKTKNGFVLPNPPRDSRSFKTDIGLARFTVSPLEYLTPPEGHLILQTMRSHDQYNTTFYGLDDRYRGISNGRRVILINADDAVDMGFQDRDLVDVISTFQGEERRADNFRLVVYPTPRGCAAAYFPEANALMHRELVARESNTPGYKAMAVRFIPRAEDETPQLS; from the coding sequence ATGAAACGTGGAGCACCGGTCGAAGACATCAACGAGAACAGCCTGGTCGTCAAGAAACCCAAAACGCATGCCGCGGGGCTCGAAGCCGTTGTCGTGGCGCTCGATCGCGGCATTGCCCAGGCAGGTGTCTCCCGCACCGCGAAGTCGCTGCTGCGCCTCAACCAGCGCGACGGCACCGACTGCCCGGGCTGCGCCTGGCCGGAATCCCAGGGCCACCGCAAGACCGCCGAGTTCTGCGAGAACGGCGCCAAAGCCGTTGCCGAGGAAAGCACTCTCCGCACCGTCACGCCCGACTTCTGGGCCGAGCATTCGATTGCCGAACTTGAAACCAAGACGGAGTACTGGCTAGGAAACCAGGGTCGCATCACGCATCCGGTGGTGATCCGCCCGGGCGACACTCACTATTCCCAGATCAGCTGGGATGACGCCTTCGAACTCATCGGCGAGAAGATTCGGGCGTCGACGCCCGACCGAACCGTGTTTTACACCTCGGGCCGCACGGCCAACGAGTCCGCGTTCATGTACCAGCTCTTCGCACGATCCATCGGCACAAACAACCTCCCCGACTGCTCGAACATGTGCCACGAGTCGTCGGGGTCGGCGCTCAACCCCACAATCGGAATCGGCAAGGGCACGGTGTCCCTTGAGGACATCCACCAAGCGGAACTCATCTTCGTCGTGGGCCAGAACCCGGGAACGAATCACCCCCGCATGCTCTCTGCCCTGGCCGAGTGCAAAGACAACGGTGGCAAGATCGTGGCCGTGAACCCGCTGCCCGAAGCCGGCCTCTTCAACTTCCGCGACCCTCAGACTCCGACCGGGCTCGTGGGCAAGGGCGTCGACCTCGCCGACGAGTTCCTGCAGATCAAGGTCGGCGCCGACCTGGCCCTATTCCAGGCGCTCGGCCATCTGCTCCTCGAAGAAGAAGAGCGCGTGCCGGGCTCCGTCGTCGATCATGACTTCGTGGCGGAGAACACCGACGGTATCGAGGCCTACCGCGCCGCTCGCAAGGTCATCGACTGGGAAGAGACCGAAGCCGCAACAGGCCTGTCCCGCCTCGAGATCGCCAAGGTCGCCCAGATGATGGTGGCGTCCAAGGCCACGATCATCTGCTGGGCCCTCGGACTCACCCAGCAGCCGCACTCGGTCAACACTCTCAAGGAGATCATCAACCTGCTCCTGCTGCAGGGAAACTTCGGCAAGCCGGGCGCCGGCGCGTGCCCCGTGCGCGGTCACTCCAACGTGCAGGGCGACCGCACCATGGGCGTGTGGGAGAAGCCACAGGAGTGGATGCTGGCGGCCCTCGACAAAGAATTCTCCATCGATTCGCCGCGTGCGCACGGCCTCGACTCTGTGGACACGGTCGACGCCTTCGTGAACAACAACGTCGACGTCTTCGTCTCGATGGGTGGGAACTTCGCCCTGGCCTGTTCCGACACCGAGCTTCTGGAGGGAGCCATGCAGCGCGTGGGCCTCACCGTGAGCGTTTCGACCAAGCCGAACCGCTCACACGTGAAGCACGGCCAAACGTCGCTTATCCTGCCAACGCTTGGTCGCACCGATACCGACGACAAGCATCCCGGCGGACGCCAGGTGCTCTCTGTCGAAGACTCCATGTCGGTAGTGCGCACCACACAGGGTCGTCTCGACCCGGTGTCCGAGCACATGCTCGCCGAACCTGTGATCATCGCGCGTATGGCGAGGGCCACTCTCGGCGACGACCACGCCGTGGACTGGAAGTCCATGGCCGAAGACTACGACGTTATTCGCGACCATATTTCACGGGTGCTGCCGGGCTTCCAGGACTTTAACAAGCGTCTGAAAACCAAGAACGGGTTTGTGCTTCCCAACCCGCCCCGTGACTCCCGAAGCTTCAAGACCGACATCGGTCTGGCCCGGTTCACGGTGAGCCCTCTTGAGTACCTGACGCCGCCGGAGGGACACCTGATCCTGCAGACGATGCGCAGCCACGACCAGTACAACACGACGTTCTACGGCCTCGACGACCGCTACCGCGGCATTTCCAACGGGCGCCGCGTCATCCTCATCAACGCGGACGACGCCGTCGACATGGGCTTCCAGGACCGTGATCTGGTCGACGTGATCAGTACTTTCCAGGGCGAGGAACGCCGCGCCGACAATTTCAGGCTTGTGGTGTACCCCACACCGCGCGGGTGCGCTGCGGCCTATTTCCCGGAAGCGAACGCGCTCATGCATCGCGAGCTCGTGGCCCGGGAGTCGAACACACCGGGCTACAAGGCCATGGCCGTGCGGTTCATTCCCCGGGCAGAGGACGAAACGCCCCAGCTCAGTTAG
- a CDS encoding OFA family MFS transporter translates to MTWLDRDRTIAPPGFNRWLIPPAALAVHLSIGQAYATSVYKTALVSHFDASLTQIGVIFSIAIVMLGLSAAALGTWVDTNGPRKAMFVSALFWSGGFLIGSLGIFSNQLWLVYLGYGFIGGIGLGIGYISPVSTLIKWFPDRPGLATGMAIMGFGGGALIASPVSTALLSAYDPNSGATDWVASGDAVGKLFLTFAVVYLAYMMFGAFTIKVPAPGWTPAGFDPSTVKAKPLVTSNHVSAKNAIKTRQFWLIWVVLFCNVTAGIGILEQAAPMIQDFFRQPDGSSLVTALVAGGFVGLLSIANMGGRFAWSATSDFTGRKNIYMVYLGVGTVLYLVLALVGSATTALYVILAFVIISFYGGGFATAPAYLRDLFGTFQVGAIHGRLLTAWSAAGIAGPLIVNSILDAQGTPGQLTAADYQPALLTMVGILVIGFLANLLVKPVASKFHEPAATPPAVRVPAMEV, encoded by the coding sequence ATGACTTGGCTTGACCGCGACCGCACCATCGCCCCACCCGGATTCAATCGTTGGCTGATCCCGCCTGCGGCCCTTGCCGTTCACCTGAGCATCGGGCAGGCATATGCCACCAGTGTCTATAAGACCGCACTCGTGTCGCATTTCGATGCGAGCCTCACCCAGATCGGTGTGATTTTCTCCATCGCAATCGTGATGCTTGGTCTGTCGGCCGCGGCGCTCGGCACGTGGGTTGATACCAACGGACCCCGTAAGGCGATGTTCGTCTCCGCCTTGTTCTGGTCCGGCGGGTTCCTGATCGGTTCCCTGGGAATCTTCAGCAATCAGCTGTGGCTCGTGTACCTGGGGTACGGCTTCATCGGCGGCATCGGCCTGGGAATCGGTTACATTTCGCCGGTTTCCACTCTGATCAAGTGGTTCCCGGACCGCCCGGGGCTCGCCACAGGAATGGCCATCATGGGTTTCGGCGGCGGTGCCTTGATCGCTAGTCCCGTTTCGACGGCGCTGCTGAGCGCCTACGACCCGAATTCGGGTGCAACCGATTGGGTGGCCAGCGGCGATGCCGTCGGCAAGCTGTTCCTCACCTTCGCCGTGGTGTACCTCGCGTACATGATGTTCGGCGCGTTCACCATCAAGGTTCCAGCCCCCGGCTGGACTCCGGCCGGCTTCGACCCGTCGACGGTCAAGGCCAAGCCTCTCGTGACGAGCAATCACGTCTCCGCCAAGAACGCCATCAAGACACGCCAATTCTGGCTCATCTGGGTTGTGCTGTTCTGCAACGTCACCGCGGGGATCGGAATCCTCGAACAAGCCGCACCGATGATCCAGGACTTCTTCCGGCAGCCCGATGGCAGCTCGCTCGTGACGGCTCTGGTCGCTGGCGGTTTCGTGGGCCTGCTCTCGATCGCCAACATGGGCGGCCGATTCGCGTGGTCCGCCACATCCGACTTCACTGGACGTAAGAACATCTACATGGTGTATCTCGGTGTGGGAACCGTGTTGTACCTCGTGCTCGCCCTCGTCGGCTCGGCGACGACGGCCCTCTACGTGATCCTGGCCTTTGTCATCATCTCCTTCTACGGCGGCGGCTTCGCGACGGCGCCGGCCTACCTGCGCGACCTCTTCGGAACGTTCCAGGTGGGGGCAATTCACGGTCGACTGCTCACGGCCTGGTCCGCAGCCGGCATCGCCGGTCCCCTGATCGTCAATTCAATCCTCGACGCTCAGGGAACTCCCGGGCAGCTGACCGCGGCCGACTACCAGCCGGCCTTGCTGACCATGGTCGGCATCCTGGTGATCGGCTTCCTGGCTAATCTCTTGGTCAAGCCCGTCGCGTCGAAATTTCACGAGCCCGCTGCGACGCCGCCGGCCGTTCGCGTACCCGCAATGGAGGTCTGA
- a CDS encoding MFS transporter small subunit has translation MKIAKLVLGWTLVGVPLIYGVSQTLIKVTALFG, from the coding sequence ATGAAGATCGCAAAACTCGTCCTCGGCTGGACCCTGGTCGGTGTCCCACTGATCTACGGCGTGAGTCAGACGCTAATCAAGGTCACAGCTCTGTTCGGCTGA
- a CDS encoding glycosyltransferase family 4 protein, producing MGPHTALDVMRESGSILAGIRCADDLTVASSRDAGSRAVRLLAAAALDGSDQLTAIAAVHALARIFDDSADDVLVPLLAHESGFLREHAAWAFGVRLPRLDALAGLVSMVIGGGFSGMIAQRTLEQWSASAADSVALAVEGALLGVREADARARLVETLGLVPGRIPERLLRSVAVDDTEPPEARAAAVAGLGDRVANDTNIRLVTDLSFGTDELADVARLALFDLTSASYSRPPWSHGTTIAQLFLHADIDGELSRVGSGDNGGIATLLVRLGDALVAGHRAGGADFNSRSDLNATDQVERVLTLSRGTHGTALSCLSAVSSTLSGHAFAAVPFLGGVVPAADAWPRRIAAQRGIRRVLRAAGGVDAIHLRMADVGSLAAATVAREMDIPIVFTVAPDPHAVIDSLERSGSLTRSNFGTVDEAEHFWFRARLVQRLAADAAHTVFFPRPDLERDMRELVGIDITAHPERHTVVAEGIDLAVIEKSLAEALEPRQGASPVPATGELDDLLRTLPEHRRGLPLLISVGRLHRVKGMATLVEAWAADPTLHQGSNLLIVGGDLEHPSPDELEQLRRMEAALPLAKASEHGLLLAGHRANDTVARWLVAARFGRDGLCAPHGAYVCASVKEEFGLALLEALATGLPVVAPNAGGPATYVENGVTGFLVDTGSPSALARGISSALDTAIGPFGLEYAERGRDMVAHNFTIQAMARSLTDVYRDVAEANETATWALNAS from the coding sequence ATGGGACCGCACACAGCCCTGGACGTTATGCGTGAATCCGGGTCAATTCTGGCTGGCATCCGCTGCGCCGATGATTTGACCGTAGCCTCGAGCCGAGACGCGGGATCCCGAGCCGTGCGCCTGTTGGCGGCGGCCGCGCTGGACGGGTCGGACCAGCTCACGGCCATCGCTGCAGTGCATGCTCTCGCGCGTATCTTCGATGATTCCGCCGACGACGTGCTCGTGCCGCTTCTCGCCCACGAATCCGGGTTCCTCCGCGAGCATGCGGCCTGGGCCTTCGGTGTGCGGTTGCCTCGGCTCGACGCTTTGGCCGGTCTCGTGAGCATGGTCATCGGGGGAGGATTCTCCGGCATGATAGCCCAGCGCACCCTCGAGCAGTGGAGCGCGTCGGCCGCGGATTCGGTGGCTCTCGCGGTGGAGGGAGCGCTGCTGGGCGTTCGAGAAGCGGATGCACGAGCTCGCCTGGTGGAGACTCTCGGGCTCGTTCCCGGCCGCATTCCCGAGCGGTTGCTGCGTTCGGTGGCGGTCGACGACACCGAGCCTCCCGAGGCCAGGGCGGCGGCGGTGGCCGGGCTCGGGGACCGGGTGGCTAACGACACCAACATTCGCCTCGTCACCGATCTGTCCTTCGGCACGGACGAACTGGCCGACGTGGCCAGGCTCGCGCTGTTCGACCTCACGTCGGCGAGCTACTCTCGCCCGCCGTGGAGCCACGGCACGACCATCGCGCAGTTGTTCCTGCATGCCGACATTGACGGCGAACTCTCCAGGGTGGGCTCCGGCGACAACGGGGGCATCGCCACGCTGCTCGTGCGGCTGGGTGACGCGCTGGTTGCCGGCCACCGCGCCGGGGGAGCTGACTTCAACAGTCGTTCCGACCTCAACGCCACCGACCAGGTGGAACGCGTGCTGACGCTCAGCCGAGGCACACACGGCACCGCGCTGTCCTGCCTGAGCGCGGTGTCGTCAACGCTGTCCGGGCATGCCTTCGCCGCCGTGCCGTTCCTCGGAGGCGTCGTGCCGGCGGCCGACGCGTGGCCGCGGCGAATTGCCGCCCAGCGCGGCATTCGGCGTGTGCTGCGAGCCGCTGGCGGCGTCGACGCGATCCACCTGCGGATGGCCGATGTGGGCAGCCTCGCCGCCGCGACTGTGGCCCGGGAGATGGACATACCGATCGTTTTCACGGTGGCACCAGACCCGCACGCCGTCATCGATTCCCTGGAGCGTTCCGGTTCGCTCACCCGCAGTAATTTCGGCACCGTCGATGAGGCCGAGCATTTCTGGTTTCGTGCCCGCCTCGTTCAGCGTCTGGCGGCGGATGCCGCCCACACGGTTTTCTTTCCCCGCCCCGACCTGGAACGCGACATGCGTGAGCTCGTCGGGATCGACATCACCGCGCACCCCGAACGCCACACGGTTGTGGCCGAAGGTATCGACCTCGCCGTGATCGAGAAGTCTCTCGCCGAGGCGCTGGAGCCGCGCCAGGGGGCATCGCCCGTGCCGGCGACAGGTGAACTCGACGACCTGCTCCGCACGCTGCCGGAGCACCGCCGTGGCCTCCCGCTCCTCATCTCCGTGGGTCGCTTGCACCGTGTCAAGGGCATGGCCACTCTGGTCGAGGCGTGGGCAGCAGACCCTACTCTGCACCAGGGCAGCAATCTGCTCATTGTGGGAGGCGACCTCGAGCATCCGTCGCCCGACGAGTTGGAGCAGTTGCGGCGCATGGAAGCGGCACTGCCGCTCGCGAAGGCCTCCGAGCACGGGCTGCTGCTGGCCGGCCATCGTGCCAACGACACGGTGGCGCGGTGGCTTGTCGCGGCCCGATTCGGCCGTGATGGGCTGTGCGCGCCGCACGGGGCCTACGTCTGCGCGAGCGTGAAAGAAGAATTCGGCCTCGCTTTGCTCGAGGCGCTGGCCACGGGGTTGCCGGTCGTGGCCCCGAACGCCGGCGGCCCGGCCACCTACGTGGAAAACGGCGTGACGGGATTTCTGGTGGACACGGGGAGCCCGAGCGCGCTCGCGCGCGGGATCTCCTCGGCGCTGGACACCGCGATCGGGCCGTTCGGACTCGAATACGCGGAACGCGGCAGGGACATGGTGGCGCACAACTTCACCATTCAGGCCATGGCTCGCTCGCTGACCGACGTCTACCGCGACGTTGCCGAAGCCAACGAGACGGCGACCTGGGCGCTGAACGCTTCATGA
- a CDS encoding glycosyltransferase — MTLLIISPDYASHLFPLATLGTAWQRAGERVVVASGPATADIVSAFGFERENLQLGRGSNPGTIRAEAQPKGEDDALRGFFNATRLGMVETLRFQAEARSSDLLWNPVEIARTVQALVERVRPDQVIVDHLAFSARLGLMTAGIHHADVVLGHPSALPVFGEVYGYPPAWSQVFRPGATELSDLRLLCEMVRDSFTAQWNVALAELDPNAAPSVDAFKETGDVLLLNYPEELHSAARTLLLPDHAFLGSSVRSEAPDAEVEAWLSAGEQPVVYVSFGSFLSVRGDVLERVAAALHGLGVRVALATGSTDPGTLGPIPDSWLVRGFLPQVRLLEHAVLAVSHGGNNSVTESMTAGVPLLLLPFSTDQFAGAAALDLAGFGETLDPNTATSTQIRAAAVRLLSMAGDPRARLRMLGASLSGGAGPRRAFEALTAAPIVG; from the coding sequence ATGACGCTCCTGATCATCAGCCCGGACTACGCCTCGCACCTTTTTCCCCTCGCAACGCTCGGCACGGCCTGGCAACGGGCCGGCGAACGCGTCGTCGTGGCAAGCGGCCCGGCCACTGCCGATATCGTGTCGGCTTTCGGGTTCGAACGTGAAAACCTGCAACTCGGGCGCGGATCCAACCCGGGCACCATCCGTGCCGAGGCGCAACCGAAGGGCGAGGACGACGCTCTGCGGGGATTCTTTAACGCGACCCGTCTGGGTATGGTGGAAACCCTGCGCTTCCAGGCGGAAGCGCGCAGCAGCGACCTGTTGTGGAATCCGGTCGAGATCGCCCGCACGGTTCAGGCCCTCGTGGAGCGCGTGCGGCCCGATCAGGTGATTGTCGACCACCTCGCTTTCAGCGCTCGTCTCGGTTTGATGACCGCCGGCATCCACCATGCGGATGTCGTGCTCGGGCATCCGTCGGCACTGCCGGTTTTCGGCGAAGTGTATGGATACCCGCCGGCGTGGTCTCAGGTTTTCCGGCCCGGCGCCACCGAGCTGAGCGACCTGCGGCTGCTCTGCGAAATGGTGCGGGATTCGTTCACCGCCCAGTGGAATGTTGCCTTGGCCGAGCTGGACCCGAATGCGGCGCCGAGCGTTGACGCGTTCAAGGAGACCGGCGATGTGCTGCTGCTCAATTACCCTGAAGAGCTGCACTCCGCTGCGCGCACTCTCCTGCTGCCCGACCATGCCTTTCTGGGGTCTTCGGTGCGCTCGGAAGCTCCCGATGCCGAGGTGGAAGCCTGGCTCAGCGCCGGTGAACAACCGGTCGTGTACGTGAGCTTCGGAAGCTTCCTGTCTGTGCGCGGCGATGTGCTGGAGCGTGTGGCGGCCGCCCTGCACGGCCTCGGAGTGCGTGTCGCCCTTGCCACCGGATCGACGGATCCCGGCACTCTCGGACCGATCCCGGACAGTTGGCTGGTGCGGGGATTCCTGCCCCAGGTGCGCCTGCTGGAGCACGCGGTTCTCGCGGTGAGCCACGGCGGAAACAACAGCGTGACCGAGTCCATGACGGCCGGGGTTCCCCTGCTGCTGCTGCCGTTCTCCACCGATCAGTTCGCCGGTGCGGCCGCCCTTGACCTGGCCGGATTCGGGGAGACCCTCGACCCGAACACCGCCACGTCCACCCAGATCCGGGCCGCAGCCGTACGCTTGCTCTCGATGGCCGGGGACCCCCGCGCGCGCCTGCGGATGCTCGGCGCATCCCTCTCGGGGGGTGCCGGTCCGCGGCGTGCCTTCGAAGCACTGACTGCGGCCCCCATCGTCGGCTGA